A region of Pseudarthrobacter sp. NIBRBAC000502770 DNA encodes the following proteins:
- a CDS encoding alpha/beta hydrolase: MTDAEVFPAPVVLWSHPEDQRAGKPLLVLLHGYGANEQDLLSLADMLPGDFAVASLRAPIAMGPGFTWFPLTASIEYSLERVKKASAYVLEWIDSIRAGHPSVTLLGFSMGMAMATTLLRQRPTDFAAVVGLSGFVVDAAGDPSFRDDELDGTVPMFWGRDQQDPVITQDKIEFTMGWVRRHVKLTKVLYSGMWHGINQQEIGHVGEFLTHEVLNK, encoded by the coding sequence ATGACTGACGCCGAAGTATTTCCTGCCCCCGTTGTCCTGTGGTCCCATCCGGAAGACCAGCGCGCCGGCAAGCCGCTGCTGGTGCTCCTCCACGGCTACGGAGCCAATGAGCAGGACCTGCTCAGCCTGGCCGACATGCTGCCCGGGGACTTCGCCGTCGCGTCGCTGCGGGCGCCCATAGCCATGGGCCCCGGCTTCACCTGGTTCCCGCTGACGGCCTCGATCGAGTACTCGCTGGAACGGGTCAAGAAGGCGTCCGCGTATGTGCTGGAGTGGATCGACAGCATCCGCGCCGGGCACCCGTCCGTCACCCTGCTGGGTTTCTCCATGGGCATGGCCATGGCCACCACGCTCCTGCGCCAGCGGCCCACGGACTTCGCCGCCGTCGTCGGACTCTCAGGGTTCGTGGTGGACGCCGCCGGAGACCCCAGCTTCAGGGACGACGAACTGGACGGCACCGTGCCCATGTTCTGGGGACGGGACCAGCAGGACCCCGTGATCACCCAGGACAAGATCGAGTTCACCATGGGCTGGGTGCGCAGGCACGTCAAGCTCACCAAGGTCCTATACTCGGGCATGTGGCACGGCATCAACCAGCAGGAGATTGGGCACGTGGGGGAGTTCCTCACGCATGAGGTGCTGAACAAGTAG
- a CDS encoding RNA-binding S4 domain-containing protein has translation MSNPIEDVPIRDTMIRLGQLLKLANLVEDGVEAAELIKNGLVKVNGEIDDRRGRQLHNGDTVDVNGQTIRVVAPTAD, from the coding sequence ATGAGCAACCCCATTGAGGACGTCCCCATCCGCGACACCATGATCCGGCTCGGCCAGCTGCTGAAGTTGGCCAATCTCGTCGAGGACGGGGTGGAGGCGGCGGAGCTCATCAAAAACGGGCTGGTCAAGGTCAACGGCGAGATCGATGACCGCCGGGGCCGGCAGCTGCACAACGGGGACACTGTCGACGTCAATGGCCAGACCATACGGGTCGTGGCACCCACGGCGGACTAA
- a CDS encoding DMT family transporter, translated as MTSPSRLPALAGLPLAVGSGLAIPVQGRINGALGARLNDGIAAAAVSFSTGLLVMILISLVLPRGRAGLAAIIPAVRSRAFPRIYVVAGAIGALFVFAQSFTVGILGVALFTVATVTGQTVSGLVVDRLGIGPAGKKSVTAIRIVGCVLTIAAVAWAVSPRFSSGGSGDGASGLLLPLILPVAAGFLMSFQQAMNGTATLHYGTPIAATLVNFVAGCIVLWAAFAVKLAVAGPGNPLPGEWWYYLGGPMGCIFIGLGALLVRSLGVLVTGLGMIAGQLLGSLALDLALPAPGTVVAPATVLGTLLTLGAIILATLPWPRGALRRQRPVR; from the coding sequence ATGACCTCCCCTTCCCGCCTGCCGGCACTGGCGGGCCTGCCCCTGGCCGTAGGTTCAGGCCTGGCCATCCCCGTCCAGGGCCGCATCAACGGCGCCCTGGGGGCGCGCCTGAATGACGGAATTGCCGCCGCGGCCGTGAGTTTCAGCACAGGCCTGCTGGTCATGATCCTCATTTCCCTGGTGTTGCCACGGGGCCGGGCGGGCCTGGCGGCCATCATCCCGGCCGTCCGCAGCCGCGCGTTTCCCCGCATCTATGTGGTGGCCGGCGCCATTGGAGCCCTGTTCGTCTTTGCCCAGTCCTTCACCGTCGGCATCCTCGGCGTGGCGCTGTTCACCGTGGCCACCGTCACCGGGCAGACCGTCAGCGGCCTCGTGGTGGACCGGCTGGGCATAGGGCCGGCCGGAAAGAAGTCGGTCACCGCCATCCGGATCGTCGGCTGCGTCCTGACCATCGCCGCCGTGGCCTGGGCGGTTTCGCCGAGGTTCAGCAGCGGCGGTTCCGGGGACGGGGCGTCCGGGTTGCTGCTTCCCCTCATACTGCCTGTGGCGGCGGGATTCCTCATGAGCTTCCAGCAGGCCATGAACGGTACCGCCACGCTCCACTACGGCACTCCCATTGCCGCCACCCTGGTGAACTTCGTGGCCGGCTGCATCGTGCTGTGGGCCGCCTTCGCCGTTAAGCTCGCCGTGGCCGGCCCCGGCAACCCGCTGCCGGGGGAGTGGTGGTACTACCTGGGCGGCCCCATGGGCTGCATCTTCATTGGGCTGGGCGCCCTGCTGGTCCGCAGCCTGGGCGTACTGGTCACCGGCCTGGGAATGATCGCGGGCCAATTGCTTGGCTCGCTGGCCCTGGACCTTGCCCTGCCCGCCCCGGGAACCGTCGTCGCGCCGGCCACCGTCCTGGGAACGCTGCTCACGCTCGGCGCGATCATCCTGGCCACCCTGCCCTGGCCCCGGGGCGCGCTTCGCAGGCAGCGGCCGGTACGCTAG
- a CDS encoding glycine--tRNA ligase yields the protein MAAKSVLDQVISLSKRRGFVFQAGEIYGGSRSAWDYGPLGAELKENIKRQWWQSMVRGREDVVGLDSSVILPRQVWEASGHVEVFSDPLVECLSCHKRYRADHLEEEYEEKKGRPAENGLKDIACANCGTRGQWTEPQEFSGLLKTYLGPVASEEGLHYLRPETAQGIFVNFNNVLTTSRKKPPFGIGQIGKSFRNEITPGNFIFRTREFEQMEMEFFVEPGTDEEWHQYWMKERMAWYTGLGIREENLRFFEHPKEKLSHYSKGTTDIEYRFGFQGSEWGELEGIANRTDFDLSTHAKASGTDLSYFNQATNERYTPYVIEPAAGLTRSFMAFLVDAYTEDEAPNAKGGVDVRTVLKLDPRLAPVKAAVLPLSRNEDLSPKAKALGAQLRKNWNIDFDDAGAIGRRYRRQDEIGTPFCITVDFDTLEDQAVTIRERDTMSQERVSLDKVEGYLAARLIGA from the coding sequence ATGGCAGCAAAATCCGTCCTCGACCAGGTCATTTCCCTTTCCAAACGGAGGGGCTTCGTGTTCCAGGCCGGTGAGATCTACGGAGGTTCGCGCTCTGCCTGGGACTACGGGCCCCTCGGAGCCGAACTCAAGGAAAACATCAAGCGCCAGTGGTGGCAGTCCATGGTCCGCGGCCGCGAGGACGTGGTGGGCCTGGACTCCTCGGTGATCCTGCCCCGCCAGGTATGGGAAGCATCCGGCCACGTGGAAGTCTTCTCCGATCCGCTGGTGGAGTGCCTCTCCTGCCACAAGCGCTACCGCGCTGACCACCTCGAGGAAGAATACGAGGAAAAGAAGGGCCGCCCCGCCGAGAACGGCCTGAAGGACATCGCCTGCGCCAACTGCGGCACCCGGGGCCAGTGGACCGAGCCGCAGGAGTTCTCCGGCCTGCTCAAGACCTACCTGGGACCGGTGGCCAGCGAGGAAGGCCTGCACTACCTGCGGCCCGAAACCGCGCAGGGCATCTTCGTGAACTTCAACAACGTGCTCACCACCTCGCGGAAGAAGCCGCCGTTCGGCATCGGCCAGATCGGCAAGTCTTTCCGCAACGAGATCACGCCCGGAAACTTCATCTTCCGGACCCGCGAGTTCGAGCAGATGGAAATGGAATTCTTCGTCGAGCCCGGCACGGACGAAGAGTGGCACCAGTACTGGATGAAGGAGCGCATGGCCTGGTACACGGGCCTGGGCATCCGCGAGGAGAACCTGCGCTTCTTCGAGCACCCCAAAGAGAAGCTCAGCCACTACTCCAAGGGCACCACGGACATCGAGTACCGGTTCGGCTTCCAGGGTTCCGAGTGGGGTGAGCTGGAAGGCATCGCCAACCGCACCGACTTTGACCTCTCCACCCACGCCAAGGCCTCCGGCACGGACCTGAGCTACTTCAACCAGGCCACCAACGAGCGCTACACCCCCTACGTGATCGAGCCCGCGGCCGGCCTGACCCGGTCCTTCATGGCGTTCCTGGTGGACGCCTACACCGAAGACGAGGCCCCCAACGCCAAGGGCGGCGTGGACGTGCGCACGGTCTTGAAGCTGGACCCGCGCCTGGCCCCGGTCAAGGCCGCCGTGCTGCCTCTGAGCCGCAACGAGGACCTGTCCCCGAAGGCCAAGGCCCTGGGCGCGCAGCTGCGGAAGAACTGGAACATCGACTTCGACGACGCCGGCGCAATCGGCCGCCGCTACCGCCGCCAGGACGAGATCGGCACCCCGTTCTGCATCACGGTGGACTTTGACACCCTCGAGGACCAGGCCGTCACCATCCGCGAGCGGGACACCATGAGCCAGGAACGCGTCTCCCTGGACAAGGTGGAAGGCTACCTGGCGGCACGGTTGATCGGCGCCTGA
- a CDS encoding GNAT family N-acetyltransferase, with product MAIEYREWRDGDDLALLEIWGGPETAQARQFRGALAVSSNGGNGTPWRRCIVAEDVVDGVGIPVAAGVVYEASLHPERLWAYIEVARDHRRNGIGATLLAMLRREAGHAPSGVTKLRAKVEPGTPGAAFAKAAGLAPIQRSRLVIVEPGALRLPVFPDKDHGGRPIDGENAGSDIVMDLATGSVELTDVVGRYYTSIHGWDSPGVLSVGQVQKLFLDELTGAHGAIVLRAQPESAFGQGVAPSKKGRIRAFAVSYAAPAGPDDAPQTEVGTGPDTPTDVFVGHEPSLAADDAAEAVRDMLALIAYQHPVMLELDDSMAALRAAVEPLLAGGKARLAGAETLVVSD from the coding sequence GTGGCCATCGAATACCGTGAATGGCGGGATGGCGACGACCTCGCGCTGCTGGAAATCTGGGGCGGCCCCGAGACTGCCCAGGCCCGCCAGTTCCGTGGCGCCCTGGCCGTATCCTCCAACGGAGGGAACGGCACGCCGTGGCGGCGCTGCATCGTCGCCGAGGACGTCGTTGACGGCGTCGGCATCCCGGTCGCGGCCGGCGTCGTCTATGAAGCGTCCCTGCACCCGGAACGCCTCTGGGCCTACATTGAAGTCGCCAGGGACCACCGCCGCAACGGCATCGGAGCCACCCTCCTGGCCATGCTGCGCCGCGAAGCCGGACACGCGCCGTCGGGCGTTACCAAGCTCCGCGCCAAAGTGGAACCGGGCACGCCCGGGGCCGCATTCGCCAAAGCGGCCGGGCTGGCACCCATCCAGCGCTCCCGGCTGGTTATCGTGGAGCCCGGAGCCCTCCGGCTGCCTGTCTTCCCGGACAAGGACCACGGCGGCCGCCCCATCGATGGTGAAAACGCCGGTTCCGACATCGTCATGGACCTGGCTACCGGCTCGGTGGAGCTGACGGACGTGGTGGGCCGGTACTACACCTCCATCCACGGCTGGGACTCTCCTGGTGTTCTGTCCGTGGGCCAGGTGCAGAAGCTCTTCCTGGATGAGCTCACCGGAGCCCACGGCGCCATCGTGCTCCGGGCCCAGCCGGAATCGGCGTTCGGCCAGGGCGTGGCACCCAGCAAGAAGGGCCGCATCCGGGCGTTCGCCGTCAGCTACGCCGCCCCTGCCGGCCCTGACGACGCACCGCAAACGGAAGTGGGCACGGGACCGGACACTCCCACGGACGTTTTCGTCGGGCACGAGCCCTCGCTTGCTGCCGACGACGCGGCCGAGGCCGTCCGGGACATGCTTGCGCTGATCGCCTACCAGCACCCCGTCATGCTGGAACTGGACGACTCGATGGCCGCGCTGCGCGCCGCCGTCGAACCCCTCCTGGCAGGCGGCAAGGCCCGCCTGGCCGGCGCCGAGACCCTGGTGGTCTCCGACTAA
- a CDS encoding alpha/beta hydrolase — MDNRGGHGGGRNGAPDKGGVQAGQVPRVSAHRPVLSVLEASGNTRGVVLVLHGGKAHSRDPVEARHLSPARMVPFARDLHRAGRKHGLAVWSLRNSVRGWNGSDMSPLQDARWALQQIADRHPGVPVFLLGHSMGGLTAVCAADHPQVEAVVALAPWLSPETPAYRVAGRKVLIIHGTTDHMTSPSQSLAFARRASADAASMQYVSLKGVGHFMLRKVRVWHTLATGFVIKSFAESTGAGVQPSRAFVELLPESAVHVTL, encoded by the coding sequence ATGGACAACCGTGGTGGGCATGGGGGCGGCAGAAACGGAGCACCCGACAAGGGCGGTGTACAGGCTGGGCAGGTGCCGCGCGTTTCCGCCCATCGGCCGGTCCTGAGCGTCCTTGAAGCATCCGGCAACACCCGGGGCGTGGTCCTGGTCCTGCATGGCGGCAAGGCCCACAGCCGGGATCCGGTGGAGGCCCGGCACCTTAGCCCGGCCAGGATGGTCCCTTTCGCCAGGGACCTGCACCGTGCCGGCCGGAAGCATGGGCTGGCGGTGTGGTCCCTGCGCAACAGCGTCCGCGGCTGGAACGGCTCCGACATGTCCCCGCTCCAGGATGCCCGCTGGGCGCTGCAGCAGATTGCGGACCGCCACCCGGGCGTTCCCGTGTTCCTGCTGGGCCACTCCATGGGCGGGCTGACCGCCGTGTGCGCGGCGGACCACCCACAGGTGGAGGCCGTGGTGGCACTGGCACCATGGCTGAGCCCCGAAACCCCTGCCTACCGGGTCGCCGGCCGGAAGGTGCTGATCATCCATGGCACCACCGACCATATGACCAGCCCCTCGCAGTCGCTGGCCTTTGCCCGCCGGGCGTCCGCGGACGCGGCGAGCATGCAGTACGTCTCGCTCAAGGGCGTGGGGCACTTCATGCTCCGGAAAGTCCGCGTGTGGCACACCCTGGCCACCGGGTTTGTCATCAAATCCTTCGCCGAAAGCACGGGCGCCGGCGTCCAGCCGTCCCGTGCGTTCGTGGAGCTGCTGCCCGAGTCCGCCGTACACGTCACCCTGTAG
- a CDS encoding YibE/F family protein — MAARSKANRILAAVLIPLALLTLAGMAALWPSGSKEGVSLANPYSTAPGVTFDTGTIQNVVTGNCMQGSTQQGPAQQAPGQQGGSQQGAQQPPVKGSDCTFAYTEPDKGGSPVKVVINPDVASSHGVKPGDQIRYLNLSNAQGAGGSQGSPAYIFVDFVRTLPIILLAVLYAVVVIAVARWRGLRALIGLVGAYFVLANFLLPGLVEGKPPLLLALVGSTVIMIGVLYFAHGFSARTSTALLGTVFGLAITALLAAWATDAANLAGVGSHDAATLVNTSSNISISGVILCGLIISGLGVLNDVTITQSSAVWELYELAPASSARKLFTSAMRIGRDHIASTVYTIAFAYAGAALPILIIVMLYDRPLLDTLTSAELSEEVIRTLVGSIGLVLAIPVTTLIAVLVVKATGVPVPGPVPAGGVHPPVAGPGDGKHDDGHSHADDVADTGALAAAVLEERSRRAAVEPAAVHTDAPVPPEVPATRRGRRADRG, encoded by the coding sequence ATGGCTGCCCGCAGCAAGGCGAACCGGATCCTGGCCGCCGTGCTCATACCGCTGGCACTGCTGACCCTGGCCGGAATGGCGGCGCTATGGCCATCCGGCAGCAAGGAAGGGGTTTCGCTCGCCAACCCGTACTCCACCGCCCCTGGCGTCACCTTCGATACCGGCACCATCCAGAACGTGGTGACCGGGAACTGCATGCAGGGGAGTACCCAGCAAGGGCCGGCCCAACAGGCGCCCGGCCAGCAAGGGGGCAGCCAGCAAGGCGCGCAGCAGCCACCGGTCAAAGGCTCGGACTGCACCTTCGCCTACACCGAGCCCGACAAGGGCGGCAGCCCGGTCAAAGTGGTCATCAACCCGGATGTGGCCTCATCGCACGGTGTCAAGCCCGGAGACCAGATCCGCTACCTGAACCTGTCCAACGCCCAGGGCGCCGGCGGATCGCAGGGATCGCCGGCGTACATCTTCGTGGACTTCGTCCGGACCCTTCCCATCATCCTGCTCGCCGTGCTGTACGCCGTGGTGGTCATCGCCGTCGCCAGGTGGCGCGGACTCCGGGCCCTGATCGGGCTGGTGGGGGCATACTTCGTGCTCGCGAACTTCCTGCTCCCGGGCCTGGTGGAGGGCAAACCGCCGCTGTTGTTGGCCCTGGTGGGATCCACCGTGATCATGATCGGGGTGCTGTACTTCGCCCACGGGTTCTCCGCGCGCACGTCCACGGCGCTCCTGGGCACGGTCTTTGGACTGGCCATCACCGCCCTGCTCGCAGCTTGGGCTACGGATGCGGCCAACCTGGCCGGCGTCGGGAGCCACGACGCCGCCACCCTGGTGAACACGTCGTCCAACATCTCCATCTCCGGCGTGATCCTCTGCGGGCTCATCATTTCCGGCCTGGGCGTCCTCAACGATGTCACCATCACCCAGTCCTCAGCCGTGTGGGAGCTTTACGAGCTTGCACCGGCCAGCAGCGCCCGGAAGCTGTTCACTTCCGCCATGAGGATCGGCCGCGACCACATCGCATCCACGGTGTACACCATCGCGTTCGCCTACGCGGGCGCCGCGCTGCCCATCCTGATCATCGTCATGCTCTACGACCGGCCCCTGCTGGACACGCTCACCAGCGCCGAACTCTCCGAGGAGGTGATCCGGACGCTGGTGGGTTCCATCGGGCTGGTCCTGGCCATTCCGGTCACCACGCTGATCGCCGTGCTGGTGGTGAAGGCCACCGGGGTTCCGGTGCCGGGTCCCGTCCCGGCAGGCGGAGTCCATCCGCCCGTCGCCGGGCCAGGGGACGGAAAGCACGACGACGGGCACAGCCACGCGGACGACGTCGCGGACACCGGGGCGCTCGCCGCGGCCGTGCTTGAGGAACGCAGCCGGCGCGCCGCCGTCGAACCCGCCGCCGTGCACACCGACGCACCGGTGCCTCCGGAAGTACCCGCCACCCGCCGGGGCCGGCGGGCGGACCGCGGCTGA
- a CDS encoding globin domain-containing protein produces MLSETSYPVIQATLPVVGEHTQEIASRFYKHMFGEHPELLNGLFNRGNQADGRQQQALAGSVAAFAGFLVNDPTHLPDHLLSRISHKHVSLGLSPEQYQVVHDNLMWAIVDVLGDAVTPEVAAAWDEVYWLMANMLINKERGLYDAVRLSPETVWRTWRVAEKIQETDDVVSFVVERTDEREVKPSLPGQYVTLRMQMPDGVLQPRQYSLTQADDGQHRRFAVKRVRAEGAPDGEMSNLLHDHVNVGDEVTLSAPFGDVVLEYTDRPLVLASAGIGITPMAGMLSHLVKSGSQRKVLFLHAADSPASFALRNQVTADLAALADASLTSWFLEPAGEGSSADSDAGTVHPGFMNVKDISLPSDAEYYLCGPVPFMQAVRSALVGAGVRAKDIQYEVFGPDLWLADYQ; encoded by the coding sequence ATGCTGTCAGAGACCTCATATCCCGTCATCCAGGCCACCCTTCCCGTGGTGGGCGAACACACCCAGGAAATCGCGTCCCGTTTCTACAAGCACATGTTCGGCGAACATCCCGAGCTGCTCAACGGCCTGTTCAACCGCGGCAACCAGGCAGATGGCCGGCAGCAACAGGCGCTGGCCGGTTCGGTTGCCGCTTTCGCCGGCTTCCTGGTCAACGACCCCACCCACCTGCCGGACCATCTGCTGTCCCGCATTTCGCACAAGCACGTCTCCCTGGGCCTGAGTCCTGAGCAATACCAGGTGGTCCACGACAACCTGATGTGGGCCATCGTGGATGTCCTGGGCGACGCCGTGACACCTGAGGTGGCCGCGGCCTGGGACGAGGTCTACTGGCTCATGGCCAACATGCTCATCAACAAGGAACGCGGGCTGTACGACGCCGTCCGGCTCAGCCCGGAAACTGTCTGGCGCACATGGCGTGTGGCCGAAAAGATCCAGGAAACCGATGACGTTGTCAGTTTCGTGGTGGAGCGGACCGACGAGCGCGAAGTCAAGCCATCGCTGCCGGGACAGTACGTCACCCTCCGGATGCAGATGCCCGACGGCGTCCTGCAGCCCCGCCAGTACAGCCTGACCCAGGCAGACGACGGCCAGCACCGGCGCTTCGCCGTCAAGCGGGTGCGCGCGGAGGGGGCGCCGGACGGCGAAATGTCCAACCTCCTGCACGACCACGTCAACGTTGGCGACGAGGTCACCCTCTCCGCCCCCTTCGGCGACGTCGTCCTGGAATACACGGACCGGCCCCTGGTGCTGGCGAGCGCGGGAATCGGCATCACGCCCATGGCCGGCATGCTGTCCCACCTGGTCAAGTCCGGCTCCCAGCGGAAGGTCCTGTTCCTGCATGCGGCCGACTCCCCGGCCTCCTTTGCCCTGCGGAACCAGGTGACGGCCGACCTTGCAGCGCTGGCTGACGCCTCCCTCACGTCGTGGTTCCTGGAGCCGGCCGGTGAAGGCTCCTCCGCGGACAGCGACGCCGGTACGGTGCACCCGGGTTTCATGAACGTCAAGGACATCTCGTTGCCGTCCGACGCCGAGTATTACCTTTGCGGTCCCGTGCCCTTCATGCAGGCCGTACGGTCCGCCCTGGTGGGGGCAGGTGTCCGGGCGAAGGACATCCAGTACGAAGTCTTCGGACCGGACCTCTGGCTGGCCGACTACCAGTAG